A region of Pyxidicoccus parkwaysis DNA encodes the following proteins:
- a CDS encoding RNA polymerase sigma factor, with translation MSDEAAREEDRQLLERAQEGDVSAFEALVDAHRDRVYGLALRMTRSEADAAEITQDTFLSAYQHLKDFRGDAAFGSWVHRIAANHALMRLRHRRVAQAAEQELQGPEFTERGSLAEYPLSDWSRDAEEKALDAELGTAIQQATDQLPQGYREVFLLKDVDGLSYEQISEVTGDSIPAIKSRLHRARLALREAIDDFYNRDSRGA, from the coding sequence ATGTCCGACGAGGCCGCCAGGGAAGAGGACCGACAGCTCCTCGAGAGGGCACAGGAGGGGGACGTTTCCGCCTTCGAGGCGCTGGTGGATGCGCACCGGGACAGGGTCTATGGCCTGGCCCTGCGCATGACGCGCTCCGAGGCCGACGCCGCGGAAATCACCCAGGACACCTTCCTGTCCGCCTACCAACATCTCAAGGATTTCCGGGGGGATGCAGCCTTCGGGTCCTGGGTTCACCGCATTGCCGCCAACCATGCGCTCATGCGCCTGCGCCACCGCCGGGTGGCCCAGGCGGCCGAGCAGGAGCTCCAGGGCCCGGAGTTCACCGAGCGGGGCTCCCTGGCGGAGTACCCCCTCTCCGACTGGAGCCGGGACGCCGAGGAGAAGGCCCTGGACGCCGAGCTGGGCACGGCCATCCAGCAGGCGACCGACCAGCTTCCGCAGGGTTATCGTGAGGTCTTCCTCTTGAAAGACGTGGACGGCCTCAGTTACGAACAGATCTCAGAGGTAACGGGGGATTCCATTCCCGCCATCAAGAGCCGCCTGCATCGGGCCCGGCTCGCGCTCCGTGAAGCCATCGATGACTTCTACAACCGGGACAGTCGCGGGGCGTGA
- a CDS encoding radical SAM protein, with protein MNLKQLSLSELEAALAPLAPSSAAVRKVFAAVFAHGAKSVEEVAGARQVPRKVGDYLRAHAELPSLQVVERRRADDGFVKYLFDSPLGGRVEAVRIPIFDEKYVICVSSQVGCALACDFCMTGKLGFKRNLQTWEILDQVLQVRAEADRPVRGVVFMGMGEPLLNYKETLRAADILRTPSGFSISGESITFSTAGHVPAIRRYTREGHPYRLAFSVTSAIPEKRAQVLPIEKTHPLPELIEAIREYSTVRRERAMIAYVAISGFNLGREDAEALKAAFEGIPIKVDLIDVTDPTGKYLPPTPEELSAFRDHLQILKSPVARRYSGGKEIGAACGTLAATQYGGTVMPRPEPTAS; from the coding sequence GTGAACCTGAAGCAGCTCTCGCTCTCGGAGCTGGAGGCCGCGCTGGCCCCGCTCGCTCCTTCCTCCGCCGCCGTGCGCAAGGTGTTCGCGGCCGTCTTCGCCCATGGGGCGAAGTCGGTGGAGGAGGTGGCGGGGGCCCGGCAGGTGCCGCGCAAGGTGGGTGACTACCTGCGGGCACACGCGGAGCTGCCCTCGCTCCAGGTGGTGGAGCGGCGCCGGGCGGACGACGGCTTCGTGAAGTACCTCTTCGACTCGCCGCTGGGCGGGCGCGTGGAGGCGGTCCGCATCCCCATCTTCGACGAGAAGTACGTCATCTGCGTGTCCAGCCAGGTGGGATGTGCGCTGGCCTGCGACTTCTGCATGACGGGGAAGCTGGGCTTCAAGCGCAACCTCCAGACGTGGGAGATCCTCGACCAGGTGCTCCAGGTGCGCGCGGAGGCGGACCGGCCGGTGCGCGGCGTGGTCTTCATGGGGATGGGCGAGCCGCTGCTGAACTACAAGGAGACGCTGCGCGCGGCGGACATCCTGCGCACGCCGTCCGGGTTCTCCATCTCCGGCGAGTCGATTACCTTCTCCACCGCGGGCCACGTGCCGGCCATCCGCCGCTACACGCGCGAGGGACACCCGTACCGGCTGGCCTTCTCCGTGACGAGCGCCATTCCGGAGAAGCGCGCGCAGGTGCTCCCGATTGAGAAGACGCACCCGCTGCCGGAGTTGATTGAGGCCATTCGCGAGTACAGCACCGTGCGGCGCGAGCGGGCCATGATTGCGTACGTGGCCATCAGCGGCTTCAACCTCGGGCGCGAGGACGCGGAGGCGCTGAAGGCGGCCTTCGAGGGCATCCCCATCAAGGTGGACCTCATCGACGTGACGGACCCGACGGGGAAGTACCTGCCGCCCACGCCCGAGGAGCTGAGCGCCTTCCGCGACCACCTCCAGATTCTGAAGTCGCCGGTGGCGCGGCGGTACTCAGGCGGCAAGGAGATTGGCGCGGCGTGCGGCACGCTCGCGGCCACGCAGTACGGCGGCACGGTGATGCCCCGGCCCGAGCCCACCGCCTCGTAG
- the mscL gene encoding large conductance mechanosensitive channel protein MscL has protein sequence MSLLSEFKAFALKGNVVDLAVAVVIGNAFSAIVSALVADLVMPIVGLVLPGGDWRAATVTPLQLRIGHLLGAILDFIIIAVVLFIIVVKVGTLWRRKEAPAAPTTRTCPECGETIPLTARRCRACTSVVAPVASTPA, from the coding sequence ATGTCCTTGCTCTCTGAGTTCAAGGCATTCGCGCTGAAGGGCAACGTGGTGGACCTGGCGGTGGCGGTGGTCATCGGCAATGCATTCTCGGCCATCGTCAGCGCGCTGGTGGCGGACCTGGTGATGCCCATTGTCGGACTGGTGCTACCCGGCGGGGACTGGCGCGCCGCCACCGTCACGCCGCTTCAGTTGCGCATCGGCCACCTGCTGGGCGCGATACTCGACTTCATCATCATCGCGGTGGTGCTGTTCATCATCGTGGTGAAGGTGGGCACGCTGTGGCGCCGCAAGGAGGCGCCCGCCGCGCCCACGACTCGCACGTGCCCCGAGTGCGGAGAGACGATTCCCCTCACCGCGCGGCGCTGCCGGGCCTGTACGTCCGTGGTCGCGCCCGTCGCATCCACACCCGCCTGA
- a CDS encoding DUF2127 domain-containing protein, whose protein sequence is MSAPSTPEKAAKPLGLRLIIAYKVAKAVLVLGLAVLLTLAPRTADTFTEHLIQSFSERGSLLRRIGERLRAHGVEALVTDARTVAWADGFSTSIEAALLLTGSAWGEWIVIAELAVLVPAELVSLERRPSLMKGVIIAVNVAIVAYLVRLRLRARRHETRPRGARP, encoded by the coding sequence ATGTCCGCGCCATCCACGCCGGAGAAAGCCGCGAAGCCGCTCGGGCTCCGGCTCATCATCGCGTACAAGGTCGCCAAGGCGGTGCTGGTGCTGGGGTTGGCGGTGCTGCTCACGCTCGCGCCGCGGACGGCGGATACCTTCACGGAGCACCTCATCCAGTCGTTCTCCGAGCGCGGGTCGCTGTTGCGCAGAATCGGAGAGCGGCTCCGCGCTCACGGCGTGGAGGCGCTGGTGACGGATGCGCGGACGGTGGCCTGGGCCGACGGTTTCTCGACCTCCATCGAAGCAGCGCTCCTCCTCACGGGCAGCGCGTGGGGCGAGTGGATTGTCATCGCGGAACTGGCGGTGCTCGTCCCCGCCGAGCTCGTCTCGCTGGAGAGGCGCCCTTCCCTCATGAAGGGGGTCATCATCGCCGTCAACGTGGCCATCGTGGCGTACCTGGTGCGCCTGCGCCTGCGCGCCCGGCGCCACGAGACACGTCCACGAGGAGCACGGCCCTGA
- a CDS encoding DNA-3-methyladenine glycosylase, translated as MNWLPESFYARPALTVARELLGTLLVVEGGGVRRVGRIVETEAYIGEHDLACHAAKGVTQRTEVMFGPPGRAYVYLIYGMHHCFNVVTDAIGVGAAVLVRAVEPVEGLPERERTDGPGRVCKALGVTKAHNRLELFSPALHLLPGAPVPESQVSRGPRIGVDYAGAWAAEPFRLWVRDSPHVSRPPRGARQQP; from the coding sequence GTGAACTGGCTTCCGGAATCCTTCTACGCGCGGCCCGCGCTGACCGTGGCGCGCGAGCTGCTCGGTACCCTGCTGGTGGTGGAGGGGGGCGGCGTGAGGCGGGTGGGGCGCATCGTCGAGACCGAGGCCTATATCGGCGAGCACGACCTGGCCTGCCACGCGGCCAAGGGTGTCACCCAGCGCACGGAGGTCATGTTCGGTCCGCCCGGACGGGCCTACGTGTACCTCATCTACGGCATGCACCATTGTTTCAACGTGGTGACGGATGCCATTGGCGTGGGGGCGGCGGTGCTGGTGCGGGCGGTGGAGCCGGTGGAGGGGCTGCCCGAGCGCGAGCGCACCGACGGGCCCGGGCGGGTGTGCAAGGCCCTGGGCGTCACCAAGGCCCACAACCGGCTGGAGCTCTTCTCGCCGGCCCTGCACCTGCTGCCCGGGGCGCCCGTCCCTGAGTCACAAGTGTCCCGGGGGCCCCGCATCGGAGTGGACTACGCCGGGGCGTGGGCCGCGGAGCCGTTCCGGCTGTGGGTCCGGGACAGTCCGCACGTCAGCCGTCCGCCCAGGGGGGCTCGCCAGCAGCCTTGA
- a CDS encoding DedA family protein, producing MVEFIDQLISSLGPLGLLVLGVAAALEYVVPPFPGDTITLLGGVYAVRGTQPWPLVFLVVTVGSVVGAAINYWAGRWLARRFDAHPEKSYFGITHARLEAVQARMRRSGPWLLLANRFLPGIRGLIFVAAGAAEMPRFNALLLGAISAMAHTALVLALGAAVGGNLERLVTLVARYQYAVEGLVVVGVLAVLVRMLARRRTPAPEP from the coding sequence ATGGTGGAATTCATCGACCAGCTCATCTCCTCGCTGGGGCCCCTGGGGCTGCTGGTGCTGGGTGTGGCGGCGGCGCTGGAGTACGTCGTCCCACCCTTTCCCGGAGACACCATCACCCTCCTGGGCGGCGTGTACGCGGTGCGCGGCACGCAGCCGTGGCCGCTCGTCTTCCTGGTGGTGACGGTGGGCAGCGTGGTGGGCGCGGCCATCAACTACTGGGCGGGCCGCTGGCTGGCGCGGCGCTTCGACGCCCATCCCGAGAAGAGCTACTTCGGCATCACCCACGCGAGGCTGGAGGCAGTGCAGGCGAGGATGCGGCGCAGCGGGCCGTGGCTGCTCCTGGCCAACCGTTTCCTGCCCGGCATTCGCGGGCTCATCTTCGTCGCGGCGGGGGCCGCGGAGATGCCTCGCTTCAACGCGCTCCTGCTGGGCGCCATCTCCGCCATGGCCCACACCGCGCTGGTGCTGGCGCTGGGCGCGGCGGTGGGCGGCAACCTGGAGCGGTTGGTGACGCTCGTCGCGCGCTACCAGTACGCGGTGGAGGGGCTGGTGGTGGTGGGCGTGTTGGCCGTGCTGGTGCGCATGCTGGCCCGGCGACGTACCCCGGCGCCGGAGCCCTGA
- a CDS encoding 4-alpha-glucanotransferase: MSTPGRLSGLLLPLFSLRSQTDFGIGDFGAMNGLFDWMKAARQRLLMVLPLLPTAPGDPSPYSTRSAFGLNPLFIDLKQLPEFTASGGEAALSEEQRHQLVEARAAPRVRYDLVFPLKDAAFARAFDTFEVQHWGPQSERAKSFRQWRDAQGEWLESYALFTAISEQEDRRPWWEWPEGLKRRQPEALAAKSKELERRVRYHAWLQWVAEQQWDAVRAQAKAHGVLLCGDEPFIIGQDSADCWAHPDILRRDARLGVPPDDFSATGQDWGLPYFDFAAMEKDDYAWLKKRAKKAASYYDLRRVDHAVGYFRQWIRDEQTPTGRFIPPDEESHKRLGEKHFRLLSEGAGIVAEDLGVIPPFVRRILADLKLPGYRVMRWERDDNTYRNPHQFPAVSLVTTGTHDTDTVAEWWEGARDDERQAAARAWPEMNGVSVTREFTPDVHRAMLASALNSSSDLCVLPWQDILGTRDRINLPGSMSDSNWAYRISQDADALLKDEQTRSAAERLAWLTASARR, translated from the coding sequence ATGTCCACACCCGGCCGGCTCTCCGGTCTCCTGCTTCCGCTCTTCTCGCTTCGCTCGCAGACGGATTTCGGCATTGGCGACTTCGGCGCCATGAATGGCCTCTTCGACTGGATGAAGGCCGCGCGCCAGCGCCTGCTGATGGTGCTCCCGCTGCTGCCCACCGCGCCGGGCGACCCGTCCCCCTACTCCACGCGCTCGGCCTTCGGCCTCAACCCGCTCTTCATCGATCTGAAGCAACTGCCGGAGTTCACCGCCTCCGGAGGCGAGGCCGCCCTCTCCGAGGAGCAGCGCCACCAGCTCGTTGAGGCCCGCGCCGCGCCGCGCGTCCGGTACGACCTGGTCTTCCCGCTCAAGGACGCCGCCTTCGCGCGCGCCTTCGACACGTTCGAGGTCCAGCACTGGGGCCCCCAGTCCGAGCGCGCGAAGTCCTTCCGCCAGTGGCGCGACGCGCAGGGGGAGTGGCTGGAGAGCTACGCCCTCTTCACCGCCATCAGCGAGCAGGAGGACCGCCGCCCGTGGTGGGAGTGGCCGGAAGGGCTGAAGCGCCGCCAGCCCGAGGCCCTGGCGGCCAAGTCGAAGGAATTGGAGCGCCGCGTGCGCTACCACGCGTGGCTCCAGTGGGTGGCGGAGCAGCAGTGGGACGCGGTGCGCGCGCAGGCGAAGGCGCACGGCGTGCTCCTGTGCGGCGACGAGCCCTTCATCATCGGCCAGGACAGCGCGGACTGCTGGGCCCACCCGGACATCCTCCGGCGCGACGCGCGCCTGGGCGTGCCCCCGGACGACTTCAGCGCCACCGGCCAGGACTGGGGCCTGCCGTACTTCGACTTCGCCGCCATGGAGAAGGACGACTACGCGTGGCTGAAGAAGCGCGCGAAGAAGGCGGCCAGCTACTATGACTTGCGCCGCGTGGACCACGCGGTGGGCTACTTCCGCCAGTGGATTCGCGACGAGCAGACGCCCACCGGCCGCTTCATCCCCCCGGACGAGGAGAGCCACAAGCGCCTGGGCGAGAAGCACTTCCGCCTCCTGTCGGAGGGCGCGGGCATCGTCGCGGAGGACCTGGGCGTCATTCCGCCCTTCGTGCGCCGCATCCTCGCGGACCTGAAGCTGCCGGGCTACCGCGTGATGCGCTGGGAGCGCGACGACAACACGTACCGCAACCCGCACCAGTTCCCCGCGGTGTCGCTCGTCACGACGGGCACGCACGACACGGACACGGTGGCGGAGTGGTGGGAGGGCGCCCGCGACGACGAGCGCCAGGCCGCCGCGCGCGCGTGGCCGGAGATGAACGGCGTGTCCGTCACGCGCGAGTTCACCCCGGACGTCCACCGGGCCATGCTGGCCTCGGCGCTCAACTCCAGCAGCGATTTGTGCGTGCTGCCGTGGCAGGACATCCTCGGCACGAGGGACCGCATCAACCTGCCGGGCTCGATGAGCGACTCGAACTGGGCCTACCGCATCAGCCAGGACGCGGACGCGCTGCTGAAGGACGAGCAGACGCGCTCCGCCGCCGAGCGCCTGGCGTGGCTCACCGCCTCCGCGCGGCGCTGA
- a CDS encoding BamA/OMP85 family outer membrane protein produces the protein MAADQLRTLRLATIAALLLLATACATTQERPPGPKLNHLNIEGTHQVSEGDIKDRILTSATPWWGFWPFGGPHYFDPNAWQADLRRIQRFYQAQGFYDAEVLSSEVKPQGANAVSIEVKVKEGEPTRIGDIEVTGLDALPQEFRKAHSERVMADLPMKKGDIFREDTWEETKAQVQGRLRELGYAEAEAGGEVRVDLETKQATVDLRITPGPRYRFGNTFVATDANPQVPPRRIIEQVQGSLKKGDWYSETALAEAQARVFRMGVFGAVKVNRGAPDRESGTVPVVVDVRESPFRSVRLGGGLGVDAARQEVRVLGEWTHRNFRGGLRRFTVRGRLGYAFIPSVFNRSKAGPVGEITTEFEQPRFLFRDLRLQTSLTLERGLEQAYDFWGGKLQAGVIWQPHRSLSIFPSYNLEVYRLTGRVSADERVPPIVLGCANNVTQCNIALSYLEVAVAWDRRDDPIEPRDGYYLAMSVQKGGSPFFFGDFTYVRLLPDLRFYQALDEDKRAVLAVKVRLGTLNPAGGGQSSIVTRFFSGGATAMRGFNGQRLSPLVALPTTANEPGPDGTVVPVVTQNQQWDTVPVGGNSMFESAVELRYQFSQSLMAAAFWDSGLVGIYDFSSKLSPRLFGPDHYHAVGLGMRYLTVVGPIRLDIARRLNIGRGLPVTTPGYIYPESGGCFGIGSKWKTNGPIARGATYAGSPEGLCALHLSIGEAF, from the coding sequence GTGGCCGCCGACCAACTCCGAACACTCCGCCTCGCCACCATCGCCGCCCTGCTGCTGCTGGCCACTGCGTGCGCCACGACACAGGAGCGTCCGCCGGGTCCCAAGCTCAATCACCTCAACATCGAGGGGACCCACCAGGTCAGCGAGGGTGACATCAAGGACCGCATCCTCACCTCGGCGACGCCCTGGTGGGGCTTCTGGCCCTTCGGCGGCCCGCACTACTTCGACCCCAACGCCTGGCAGGCGGACCTGCGCCGCATCCAGCGCTTCTACCAGGCCCAGGGCTTCTACGACGCGGAGGTCCTCTCCAGCGAGGTGAAGCCGCAGGGGGCCAATGCGGTCTCCATCGAAGTGAAGGTGAAGGAGGGAGAGCCCACCCGCATCGGCGACATCGAGGTGACGGGCCTGGACGCCCTGCCCCAGGAGTTCCGCAAGGCGCACAGCGAGCGGGTGATGGCGGACCTCCCCATGAAGAAGGGGGACATCTTCCGGGAGGACACCTGGGAGGAGACGAAGGCCCAGGTGCAGGGCCGGCTGCGGGAGTTGGGCTACGCGGAGGCGGAGGCCGGCGGCGAGGTGCGGGTGGACTTGGAGACGAAGCAGGCCACGGTGGACCTGCGAATCACGCCGGGCCCACGCTACCGCTTCGGCAACACCTTCGTCGCCACGGACGCCAACCCCCAGGTGCCCCCGCGCCGCATCATCGAGCAGGTGCAGGGCAGCCTGAAGAAGGGGGACTGGTACAGCGAGACGGCGCTGGCCGAGGCGCAGGCGCGCGTGTTCCGCATGGGCGTGTTCGGCGCGGTGAAGGTGAACCGCGGCGCGCCGGACCGCGAGTCCGGCACGGTGCCCGTCGTGGTGGACGTGCGCGAATCGCCCTTCCGCTCGGTGAGGCTGGGCGGAGGTCTGGGCGTGGACGCCGCGCGCCAGGAGGTGCGCGTGCTGGGCGAGTGGACGCACCGCAACTTCCGGGGCGGCCTGCGCCGCTTCACCGTGCGCGGCCGGCTGGGCTACGCCTTCATCCCCAGCGTCTTCAACCGGAGCAAGGCCGGCCCCGTCGGGGAAATCACCACCGAGTTCGAGCAGCCGCGCTTCCTCTTCCGGGACTTGCGGCTGCAGACGTCGCTCACCCTGGAGCGCGGCCTGGAGCAGGCGTACGACTTCTGGGGCGGGAAGCTCCAGGCGGGCGTCATCTGGCAGCCGCACCGCAGCCTGTCCATCTTCCCCTCGTACAACCTCGAGGTGTACCGGCTGACGGGGCGGGTGAGCGCGGACGAGCGCGTGCCGCCCATCGTCCTGGGCTGCGCCAACAACGTCACCCAGTGCAACATCGCGCTGAGCTACCTGGAGGTGGCCGTCGCGTGGGACCGCCGGGACGACCCGATTGAGCCCCGCGACGGCTACTACCTCGCGATGTCCGTGCAGAAGGGCGGCTCCCCCTTCTTCTTCGGCGACTTCACCTACGTGCGCCTGCTGCCGGACCTGCGCTTCTACCAGGCGCTGGACGAGGACAAGCGCGCGGTGCTCGCGGTGAAGGTGCGGCTGGGCACGCTCAACCCGGCCGGCGGGGGGCAGAGCTCCATCGTCACGCGCTTCTTCTCCGGCGGCGCCACGGCCATGCGCGGCTTCAACGGCCAGCGCCTGTCCCCCCTGGTCGCGCTGCCCACGACGGCCAACGAGCCAGGCCCCGACGGCACGGTGGTCCCCGTGGTGACGCAGAACCAGCAGTGGGACACGGTGCCGGTGGGCGGCAACAGCATGTTCGAGAGCGCCGTGGAGCTGCGCTACCAGTTCAGCCAGAGCCTGATGGCGGCCGCCTTCTGGGACTCGGGCCTGGTGGGCATCTACGACTTCAGCTCGAAGCTCAGCCCCCGGCTGTTCGGTCCCGACCACTACCACGCGGTGGGCTTGGGAATGCGCTATCTCACGGTGGTGGGCCCCATCCGGTTGGACATCGCGCGGCGGTTGAACATCGGCCGGGGATTGCCCGTCACCACCCCGGGGTACATCTATCCCGAATCCGGCGGCTGCTTCGGCATCGGCAGTAAATGGAAGACGAACGGCCCCATCGCTCGGGGAGCCACCTACGCGGGTTCGCCTGAAGGGCTTTGCGCGCTGCACCTGTCGATTGGAGAGGCGTTTTGA
- a CDS encoding anti-sigma factor family protein, with translation MKRDGALGIFEKDEGAPQPAEVRMYNCKDSINLLLEFLEGNMSPEEAQHLKEHLRGCSPCVDFLRTYKATSGLCKKALAAKMPKEVSEKLTEYLRNKIKSTS, from the coding sequence GTGAAACGCGACGGAGCGCTCGGCATCTTCGAGAAGGACGAGGGCGCGCCGCAGCCAGCCGAGGTTCGGATGTACAATTGTAAAGATTCGATCAACCTCCTGCTGGAATTCCTCGAGGGCAACATGTCACCCGAGGAGGCTCAGCATCTGAAGGAGCACCTGCGCGGGTGCAGCCCCTGTGTGGACTTCCTGCGCACGTACAAGGCGACGTCCGGCCTGTGCAAGAAGGCCCTGGCGGCGAAGATGCCGAAGGAAGTCTCCGAGAAGTTGACCGAGTACCTTCGCAACAAGATCAAGTCCACCTCGTGA
- a CDS encoding RBBP9/YdeN family alpha/beta hydrolase: MATDSAPSVFLLPGLYNSGPDHWHTYWERERKDCQRIEQAEWDTPRREDWVATLERAISASPRPVVLAAHSLACITVAYWAQAHPATAASKVHGALLVAPSDTEAPDFPPVTVGFAPMPRQRLPFPSVVVASTDDNYITMARVTGLASDWGARLVNMGEKGHLGSAAKLGSWPEGQALLEELLRGTQQR, from the coding sequence ATGGCCACCGACTCCGCTCCCTCCGTGTTCCTCCTGCCGGGCCTCTACAACTCGGGCCCGGACCACTGGCATACGTACTGGGAGCGGGAGCGGAAGGACTGCCAGCGCATCGAGCAGGCCGAGTGGGACACGCCCCGGCGCGAGGACTGGGTGGCCACGCTGGAGCGGGCCATCTCCGCGTCGCCACGGCCCGTGGTGCTCGCGGCCCACAGCCTCGCGTGCATCACCGTGGCGTACTGGGCCCAGGCCCATCCGGCTACGGCGGCCAGCAAGGTCCACGGCGCGCTGCTCGTCGCGCCCAGCGACACGGAGGCGCCGGACTTCCCTCCGGTGACGGTGGGCTTCGCGCCCATGCCGCGCCAGCGGCTCCCGTTCCCCTCCGTCGTCGTGGCGAGTACCGATGACAACTACATCACGATGGCGCGTGTCACCGGGCTCGCCTCGGACTGGGGCGCGCGGCTGGTGAACATGGGCGAGAAGGGCCACCTGGGCAGCGCGGCGAAGCTGGGCTCGTGGCCCGAAGGACAGGCCCTGCTCGAAGAGCTCCTCCGGGGCACGCAGCAGCGCTGA